The proteins below come from a single Lineus longissimus chromosome 5, tnLinLong1.2, whole genome shotgun sequence genomic window:
- the LOC135487940 gene encoding zinc finger protein 70-like translates to MRSTRELEDELLSAALSSDGAIPVGATLTIDDAAVSSGKGVRPGTSASYGTTDIGTVPVVNVTFNSAGTMGATPAARPSNGPSTVKKTKWRRRKPEPKKFKCEYCEMAFSTSSGVIIHTRTHTGDKPFKCSMCSKAFAREDSLRNHVMIHTGEKPSKCSICGKSFREKKSLRYHLLTHKELIPAINRIVEEQSHEAGTINPIYKCRICQKVTRGMGKYKIHLIRHRELAPALHSIMNEQKTDRKIRATVPKKHIQCSLCLKIFEKNSLFKIHFRTHTGEKPFLCSVCGKSCTTDGSLSKHMQTHFGIESCKTKQCPYCDKAFRDVTGLREHQRIHTGEMPYTCHLCGKSFRFKSNLNAHLRIHRK, encoded by the exons ATGAGA AGTACTAGGGAGTTGGAGGATGAATTGTTGTCAGCCGCCTTATCTTCAGATGGTGCCATCCCAGTTGGTGCAACTTTAACAATTGATGATGCGGCGGTCAGCTCAGGAAAAGGCGTGAGACCTGGTACCAGTGCCAGTTATGGTACAACAGATATTGGTACAGTCCCTGTTGTTAATGTCACTTTTAACAGTGCTGGTACAATGGGGGCGACACCTGCAGCTCGTCCTAGCAATGGTCCCAGTACAGTTAAGAAAACAAAATGGAGGAGACGAAAACCAGAGCCAAAGAAATTCAAATGCGAATATTGTGAGATGGCTTTCTCGACTAGTTCAGGTGTAATAATTCATACACGAactcatactggtgataaaccttTTAAATGCTCAATGTGTTCAAAGGCGTTTGCGCGGGAAGACAGTTTAAGAAATCATGTCATGATCCATACCGGAGAGAAACCAAGTAAATGTTCGATCTGCGGGAAAAGCTTCAGAGAGAAGAAGTCATTGAGATATCATCTGCTGACACACAAGGAGTTGATTCCTGCGATAAACCGCATTGTTGAGGAACAAAGTCATGAAGCTGGAACGATCAATCCTATTTACAAATGCAGGATTTGCCAGAAGGTGACTCGGGGGATGGGAAAATATAAAATACATTTGATTCGGCACAGAGAGTTGGCACCAGCCCTTCACAGTATTATGAATGAACAAAAAACTGACCGGAAGATTCGAGCTACAGTACCAAAGAAACATATACAATGTTCTCTGTGTTTGAAAATTTTTGAGAAGAACTCGctttttaaaattcattttCGTACCCATACCGGTGAAAAACCATTCCTGTGTTCAGTTTGCGGGAAGTCTTGTACAACAGATGGCAGCCTTTCTAAACATATGCAAACTCACTTTGGAATTGAGAGCTGTAAAACAAAGCAATGTCCTTATTGCGATAAGGCTTTTAGAGATGTGACTGGTTTGCGTGAACATCAAAggattcatacaggagagatGCCATATACCTGTCATCTTTGTGGAAAATCGTTCAGATTTAAATCAAACCTTAATGCCCACTTGCGCATACATAGGAAGTGA